One segment of Leptodactylus fuscus isolate aLepFus1 chromosome 7, aLepFus1.hap2, whole genome shotgun sequence DNA contains the following:
- the NRDE2 gene encoding nuclear exosome regulator NRDE2: MALFPAFAGCSSAGAVPEQTGLEWLKNESFRSEDALSLHQRTQLDPTPSHPESPLSSNDHNLKSSGSESSGSEDERRRKKRKKKKKKHKKHKKRKRSSEDDDERDITDLKTAQPSGAVREDTRGSVASRSIWLDETQSAPEETFRIDKKSDPANWEYKSLYRGDIVRYRRRGHSCLGLDPKKQQIIWEDTNHKKTSQKRVDRYYSRTAMQSLRSKGETVCCSKDSADPASSGFIPVKDCEPEPSASSSGPASWVNPLGVYDSSTAMWLQGRGGPENKIPAVEPRDTTVLEKVEDYNKRIRENPGDIKTWMEFVSFQDELIHQPSMYSTNESEIDSHRMSLKMVLEKKLSILERAIENNPASTELKLSRLQLCAEFWENTALLKEWQKLIFLHPNDPQLWQKYLQFVQGQFSTFSVSKVNAIYGKCLSTLSAVHDGSMLSHPAMPGTEHSMYNIFLQQCHFLRQAGHCEKAMSLFQALMDFTFFKPDSVNKMTTKEQVEFFEPFWDSGEPRFGEKGAKGWSSWMRQQERGGWVVINNLGEEEDDEADEEIDIKDKNRPRSEIWLNIECAREAKHWIPWRPDPTKKQNEEDCDDPERQVLFDDIGPSMFKISSAELKFQLVLSFLQFLGVPCYSALPPTSLYLSLDNASMFDHTPFYERLLTSYDLPLSGVSTVGHLDTMSRSRKQIGHCKDGECFIQDVFQSAMSFFTVEEKMKLSVFWLQYEITKVVQCLQEKNKKKLKSQGKRSKRLAKGLLKETMNRNSLALWKEYALLEWLLGNTEEARKVFDAAIGLAGSQGLKDQALRSLCLLYAELEAETGAQAGHEAGFRAVHILTSLAESTTYVPYKGPVPAVSLLKARKVYEHALEDSLKLSADSSLVTITGCLALFQYLTAGIDSAIAVFSQVSDSMTPSGRKRQEAHCSGSPLQEVIMMHTNLLKYHMKLSVYPRAPLREALMAALRLYPNNITLWKSYIQSESKSHNSNKTRRFIDCVRRTTDSLEPYLFAIHAEERRKKLVESVQSGNSGDIHTVMPETGLSNRIKTLFERGLSTEQGSRCLLLWRMYLRFMVSQGHQERSRGMFYKAIQSCPWAKVLCLDAIEYFPDQLQELVDLMTEKELRVRLPLEELDLLLED, encoded by the exons ATGGCTCTATTTCCAGCATTTGCCGGATGCTCCAGTGCTGGTGCTGTCCCTGAACAAACGG GGCTGGAATGGCTGAAGAATGAGAGCTTTCGTTCAGAGGATGCCTTGTCCCTGCACCAGCGCACTCAACTTGATCCAACACCCTCTCATCCTGAATCTCCACTGTCCAG CAATGACCATAATCTCAAGTCTTCCGGGAGTGAATCATCTGGTTCAGAggatgaaagaagaagaaaaaagaggaaaaagaagaaaaagaaacataaaaagcatAAGAAGAGGAAAAGGAGTAGCGAGGATGACGATGAGCGTGACATCACAGATTTAAAGACTGCTCAGCCATCGGGAGCTGTTCG GGAGGACACTCGGGGATCAGTCGCCAGCCGCTCTATCTGGCTGGATGAAACCCAGTCTGCACCAGAGGAGACTTTCAGAATTGATAAGAAATCTGATCCAGCAAACTGGGAGTATAAGTCTTTGTACCGAGGAGACATTGTACG GTATAGGAGGAGAGGTCATTCATGCCTGGGCCTTGATCCCAAAAAGCAGCAAATCATCTGGGAGGACACAAACCACAAGAAGACATCTCAAAAAAGAGTAGATCGCTATTACAGCCGCACAGCGATGCAGTCATTGCGGTCCAAGGGAGAGACAGTATGTTGCAGTAAGGATAGTGCCGACCCTGCCTCCAGTGGGTTTATTCCAGTAAAGGACTGTGAACCAGAACCCTCTGCCTCCTCTTCTGGTCCAGCCAGCTGGGTGAATCCACTGGGAGTGTATGACAGCTCCACTGCCATGTGGCTGCAAGGTAGAGGGGGACCAGAGAACAAGATTCCAGCTGTGGAGCCCAGAGACACCACTGTCCTGGAAAAGGTAGAGGATTACAACAAGAGAATCCGAGAAAACCCCGGAGACATCAAAACATGGATGGAGTTTGTCTCATTTCAG GATGAGTTGATCCATCAACCCAGCATGTACTCTACCAATGAGAGTGAGATAGACAGCCACCGAATGTCTCTAAAGATGGTCCTGGAGAAGAAGCTGTCGATACTGGAGAGAGCCATCGAGAATAACCCGGCCAGTACAGAGCTGAAGTTGTCGCGGCTGCAGTTGTGTGCAGAATTCTGGGAGAACACTGCGCTGCTTAAAGAGTGGCAAAAGTTGATATTTCTTCACCCCAATGATCCACAGCTCTGGCAGAAATATCTGCAGTTTGTTCAGGGGCAATTCAGCACCTTTTCAGTCTCCAAAGTGAACGCCATCTATGGGAAGTGTCTCAGCACCCTGTCTGCAGTACATGATGGCAGTATGCTCTCTCATCCGGCCATGCCTGGTACTGAGCACAGCATGTata ATAtttttcttcagcagtgtcaCTTCCTGCGTCAGGCCGGCCACTGTGAAAAAGCTATGTCCTTGTTCCAAGCCCTTATGGACTTCACTTTCTTTAAGCCAGATAGTGTGAATAAAATGACAACTAAAGAGCAG gtggaattttttGAGCCTTTCTGGGATAGTGGGGAGCCTCGGTTTGGAGAAAAAGGAGCAAAAGGCTGGAGCTCATGGATGAGGCAGCAAGAGAGGGGAGGTTGGGTCGTGATCAATAACCTGG GTGAAGAGGAAGATGATGAAGCAGATGAGGAGATTGATATCAAAGATAAAAACCGCCCCAGATCTGAAATCTGGCTGAACATTGAGTGCGCTCGGGAGGCCAAACACTGGATACCGTGGAGACCAGACCCAACCAAGAAACAAAATGAGGAAGATTGTGATGACCCTGAAAGACAG GTCTTATTTGATGACATTGGCCCTTCCATGTtcaaaatttccagtgcagagtTGAAGTTTCAGCTTGTCTTGTCCTTCCTGCAGTTCCTTGGAGTTCCCTGTTACTCTGCATTACCCCCTACATCTTTGTATCTCTCTTTGGACAATGCCTCCATGTTTGACCACACACCTTTTTACGAGCGGCTGCTGACATCCTATGACCTGCCTCTGTCTGGAGTTAGCACTGTTGGCCATCTTGATACTATGAGCAGGAGCAGAAAGCAGATTGGCCATTGTAAGGATGGAGAGTGCTTCATACAAGATGTCTTTCAATCTGCTATGTCCTTCTTTACAGTGGAGGAGAAGAtgaagctttctgtcttctggcttCAGTATGAAATAACTAAG GTGGTTCAGTgtctgcaggaaaaaaataagaaaaagctgAAATCTcaaggaaaaagaagcaagaggcTGGCAAAAGGGCTTCTTAAAGAAACAATGAACCGGAACAGCCTGGCACTCTGGAAGGAGTATGCTCTTCTAGAATGGCTGCTGGGGAACACCGAAGAAGCTAGGAAGGTGTTTGATGCCGCCATTGGACTTGCAGGCAGCCAAGGGTTAAAGGACCAAGCTTTACGAAGTCTCTGTTTATTGTATGCAGAGCTAGAAGCAGAAACAGGGGCCCAAGCAGGTCATGAGGCTGGCTTTCGTGCAGTCCACATTCTTACCAGCCTTGCTGAGAGTACCACTTATGTGCCATATAAAGGGCCAGTCCCTGCTGTCAGCTTATTAAAGGCAAGGAAAGTATATGAGCATGCACTGGAAGATTCCCTGAAGCtctctgcagactcttctcttGTCACTATAACTGGCTGCCTTGCTCTTTTTCAGTATCTCACTGCAGGAATAGACTCTGCTATTGCAGTGTTTAGTCAGGTCTCTGATTCCATGACACCTTCTGGGAGAAAACGGCAGGAAGCACATTGTTCTGGGAGCCCTTTACAAGAGGTCATCATGATGCATACTAACTTACTGAAGTACCATATGAAGCTTAGCGTCTACCCACGAGCTCCTCTTAGGGAGGCCTTAATGGCTGCTTTGCGTTTGTACCCCAATAACATTACCCTCTGGAAGTCCTACATCCAGTCCGAGAGCAAATCTCACAACAGCAATAAAACCAGGAGGTTCATAGACTGTGTCAGGAGGACGACAGACTCTCTGGAGCCATATCTGTTTGCAATCCACGCAGAAGAGAGAAGGAAAAAGCTTGTGGAATCTGTACAGAG CGGAAACTCAGGAGACATTCACACTGTCATGCCAGAAACAGGCCTGTCCAATCGCATCAAGACACTGTTTGAGCGTGGACTGAGCACAGAACAAGGATCCCGATGTCTTCTGCTCTGGCGCATGTACTTGCGGTTCATG GTCTCTCAGGGACATCAGGAAAGAAGCCGGGGAATGTTCTATAAAGCCATACAGAGCTGTCCCTGGGCAAAG GTTTTGTGTTTGGACGCAATTGAATATTTCCCGGATCAGCTGCAAGAACTTGTCGATTTAATGACTGAGAAGGAACTGAGAGTCCGACTGCCCTTGGAGGAGCTGGACCTGTTACTGGAAGACTAG